The Aureimonas populi genome includes the window GACGCTGAGACCGCCGAGCGCTGGACGCAGCTTCTGGACGATACGCGCAAGCGCGGCTCCTCCATCGGCGCGGTGGTCGAGGTCGTGGCGGAGGGCGTGCCGGCCGGTCTCGGCGCGCCGCTCTACGGCAAGCTGGACCAGGATATCGCCGCCCATCTGATGTCGATCAATGCCGTGAAGGGCGTGGAGATCGGCAACGGCTTCGAGGCGGCCGAGCTTTCCGGCGAGGAGAACGCCGACGAAATCCGCATGGGCGAGAACGGCGAGCCCGCCTTCCTTTCGAACAATGCCGGAGGCGTTCTGGGCGGCATCTCCACCGGCCAGCCCATCGTGGCGCGATTCGCGGTGAAGCCGACCTCTTCCATCCTCACCCCGCGCCGCTCCATCGATGCCGAGGGGCAGGAGGTGGAGGTGATGACCAAGGGCCGGCACGACCCCTGTGTCGGCATTCGCGCAGTCCCGATCGGCGAAGCCATGGTCGCCTGTGCCCTCGCCGACCATTATCTGCGCCATCGCGGCCAGACAGGCCGCGGATGACGACGCGGCTCTACCACCATCCGATCTTTACCGAGCACTTGACGGGGCCAGGGCACCCCGAGCGGCCGGAGCGGATGGCGGCGGTGGAGGCCGCGCTGGAGGCGGAGACCTTCCAGCATCTGGACCGTGCAGAGGCGCCGGAAGGCACCACCGCGCAGCTTCTCCTGTGCCACCCGCACGATTACGTGCGCCGTCTCGCCAAGGTCGTGCCGCGCGAGGGCATGGTGCGGGTGGAGGGCGACACGGTCGTCAGCCCGAGGAGCTTCCAGGCGGCGCTCTTCGGCGTGGGGGCGGCGTGCTTTGCGGTGGACGACGTGGCCGAGGGGCGTGCCTCCAACGTGTTCGTGGCCTCGCGCCCGCCCGGCCATCACGCCACGCGCCTGGGCGCCATGGGCTTTTGCCTCTTCAACCAGGCCGCCATCGCCGCGCGCCACGCGCAGGCGTGCCACGGCCTGCCCCGCATTGCCATCGTGGACTGGGATGTCCACCACGGCAACGGCACGCAGGACATCTTCTGGTCCGACCCGTCCGTCCTCTACGTCTCGCTGCACCAGATGCCGCTCTATCCCGGCACCGGAGCAGCGTCGGAGACGGGCGCCGGCAACATCGTCAACGTGCCGCTCTCCGAGGGAGACGGGGGCGATCTCTTCCGCGAGGCCTTCCACGACATGGTGCTGCCCGCGCTGCACGCCTTCGCGCCGGACCTCGTCATCGTATCGGCGGGTTTCGACGCGCATCATCGCGACCCGCTGGGCGGGCTGAAACTGACGGAGAACGATTTCGACTGGGCGACCGGCCAGCTTCTGGAGGTCGCCGACCGCCATTCCGGCGGCCGCCTCGTCTCGCTGCTGGAAGGCGGCTACGACCTCACCGGCCTGGCCAATTCCGTCTCGGCGCACGTCAAGCGCCTCATCGTCGGCTGACCGACCGATTTTCCGGGAAACTCGATGTCCAACACCCCAAGCACCCCGCCGGCGGACGACGCCGACATCAAGCGCATGAGCTTCGAGGAGGCGCTCGACGCGCTGGAGAAGATCGTCTCCGACCTGGAGCGCGGCGACGTGCCGCTGGAACAATCCATCCGCATCTTCGAACGCGGCGAAAAGCTGAAGGGCCATTGCGACCGCCTGCTGGGCGCGGCAGAGGACAAGGTGGAGAAGATCAAGCTCTCGCGGGCCGGCAAGCCGGCGGGCGTCGAGCCGCTGGACCCGGATTGAGAGCGGGAAATCACCCGTCGAACGGGCGTGGCGACTTGAACAGTCCGGCGCGGCGACGATCTATGGTCATTCAATCGGAGCCGATTGCGCGCGCCAGAGGGCGGGCAGGCGCTCCGAAGCTATTGAGAAGGTGCAAGGCCCGGTGACGGATACGACCAATACGCCGCTCCTCGACAGGGTCCGTTCACCCGCCGATCTGCGGGAGCTTTCCGAAAGCGACCTGCCCCAGCTCGCCGAAGAGTTGCGGCGCGACCTCGTCGATGCGGTCTCGCGCACGGGCGGGCATCTGGGCGCGGGGCTCGGCGTCGTCGAGCTGACGGTTGCCCTGCACTACGTCTTCGATACGCCAAGCGACAGGGTGATCTGGGATGTCGGCCATCAGGCCTATCCCCACAAGATCCTCACCGGCCGGCGCGAGGCCATGCGCACCGTGCGGCAGGAGGGCGGGCTTTCGGGCTTCGCTAAGCGCAAGGAGAGCGAGTACGACCCCTTCGGCGCCGGCCACTCCTCCACCTCCATTTCGGCCGGCCTCGGCATGGCCGTGGCGCGCGACCTTTCGGGCGGGCGGAACAACGTCGTGGCGGTGATCGGCGACGGCGCGATGTCGGCCGGCATGGCCTATGAGGCGATGAACAATGCCGGCGCGCTCGATGCGCGCCTGATCGTCATCCTGAACGACAACGACATGTCCATCGCCCCGCCGACCGGCGCGATGAGCGCCTATCTCGCGCGGCTCGTCTCGGGCAAGGCCTATCGTTCCCTGCGTCACCATGCAAAGGCGATCACCGAGAAGCTGCCGGACTTCATGCGTGAGGGCGCCCGCCGCACGGAGGAGTTCACACGCGGCTTCTTCACCGGCGGCACCATGTTCGAGGAGCTGGGCTTCTATTATGTAGGGCCGATCGACGGCCACGACCTCGATCATCTGCTGCCCGTGCTGAAGAATGTGCGCGACGCCAAGGAGGGCCCGATCCTCGTTCACGTCGTCACCAAGAAAGGCAAGGGCTATGCCCCGGCCGAGGCCAGCGCCGACAAGTATCACGGCGTCTCCAAGTTCGACGTGGTGACGGGCGCCCAGGCAAAAGCCAAAGCGAATGCGCCCAGTTACACGAAAGTCTTCGCGCAGAGCCTTATCCAGGAGGCACGGGACGACGAGAAGATCGTCGCCATCAACGCGGCCATGCCGAACGGCACCGGCCTCGATCTCTTCGGCGAGGTCTTTCCGGCTCGCACCTTCGATGTCGGCATTGCCGAGCAGCACGCGGTCACCTTCGCGGCCGGGCTGGCGAGCGAGGGTTACAAACCCTTCTGCGCCATCTATTCCACCTTCCTCCAGCGCGCCTATGACCAGATCGTGCACGACGTGGCGATCCAGGAACTGCCCGTCCGCTTCGCCATCGATCGAGCGGGCTTCGTGGGCGCCGACGGGCCGACCCATGCCGGCTCCTTCGATACCGGCTTTCTCTCCGCCCTACCCGGCATGGTGGTGATGGCGGCCAGCGACGAGGCCGAGCTGGTGCATATGGTCCGCACCGCCGCCGGCTATGACGAGGGGCCCATCTCCTTCCGCTACCCGCGCGGCAACGGCGTGGGCGTGGACATGCCGGCACGCGGGCAGCCGCTGGAAATCGGCAAGGGCCGTATCGTCAAGGAGGGCTCCAAGGTCGCCATCCTCTCCTTCGGCTCGCGCCTGTCCGACGCAGTGCTGGCGGCCGAGGAACTGGATACGTTCGGCCTGTCCACCACCGTGGCCGACGCGCGCTTCGCCAAGCCGCTGGACGTCGATCTCCTGCGCCGCCTCTCGCAGAACCACGAAGTGCTGATCCTTCTGGAGGAAGGCGCCTCCGGGGGCTTCGCGGCCCATGCGCTGGAGCATCTGGCGCGCAACGGCCTTCTCGACCACGGCCTGAAGGTGCGTCCGCTGACCATGCCCGACCGCTTCGTCGACCACGCTGCCCCCGAGGCGATGATCGCGCAGGTGGGGCTCGACAAGGCCGGCATCGTGGATGCCGTCTTCCGGGCCCTCGGCGATGGCGCTCGCCGCGTCCTCAACGCGTGAGCGAGCCCGGCCGACAACGCCTCGACGGGCTTCTGGCCGAACGCGGCCTGTTTCCCTCCCGCGCCCGGGCGCGGGATGCGGTCCTGCGCGGCCACGTGCACGTGGAAGGCGCCCTCGTGCGCAAGCCTTCGCAGATGGTGGCCGCCGACGCCGCGCTTGCCGTGGACGATCCGGTGGGCGGCTACGTCTCCCGCGCCGCGCTGAAGCTCATCGCCGGGCTCGATGCATTCGGGCTCGACCCGGCCGGGCTGGACACGCTCGACATCGGGGCTTCCACCGGCGGCTTCACGCAGGTGCTGCTGGAGCGCGGCGCCGCCCATGTGGTCGCCGTCGATGTCGGCCACGGGCAGATGCATCCGCAGATTTCGGGCGACCCGCGCGTCACCTCGCTGGAGGGACTGAACGCGCGCGCTCTTGAAGCCGGCGACCTTGGCGGGCACTCCATCGGCATGGTGGTTTCCGATGTGTCCTTCATCTCCTTGAGGCTGGCGCTGCCGCCGGCGCTCGCCCTCGCCTCGCCCGGCGCCGCCGGGGTCTTCCTCGTCAAGCCGCAGTTCGAGGCGGGGCGTGAGGCCGTGGGCAAGGGCGGTATGCTGCGCGACCCCTCCTCGGCGCCCGCCGTCGCGCAATCGCTCGCCGACTGGCTGGGGGCGCAGCCGGAATGGCGCGTGCTCGGCCTTGTCCCGTCCCCCATCGAGGGCGGCGACGGCAATCGCGAGTTCCTGCTCGGAGCGCGCAAGGCATGAATGAGATCGTGCGCATCGAAAGCCTCGGCGCCAAGGGGGACGGCGTCGCGGCCGGGCCTCTCTTCGTGCCCTTCTCGCTGCCCGGCGAGGAGCTGGAAATCCTGCGCGATGGCCAGCGAGCGCGGATCGGTTCGATCCTGCGCGCTTCGCCCGAGAGGCAGGAGGCACCCTGCCCGCATTTCGGCGCCTGCGGCGGCTGCGACCTGCAACATGCCTCGCCCGGTCTCTATCGCGCCTTCAAGCAGGATGTCGTGGCGGAAGCGTTTCGCCGCGCGGGCATCGAGACGGAGGTTTTCCCGCTCGTCCCGTGTGCGCCCGCCACGCGCCGCCGCGCCGTGTTCACCGCGCTACGCGCCGGAAACCGCGTGCTCCTCGGTTTCCATCAAGCCCAGAGCCACCGTATCGAGGACCTGAAGACCTGCCTCGTCGTGGTGCCGGAGATCGAGCGGGCCCTGCCGCTGCTGCGCCGCTTCGCGGCCCTCATGGTGGACCGAAAGCGCCCCCTGCGCCTCACCGTCTTCGCCGGGCCGATGGGGCTCGACCTTTCGCTGGACGACACGGCGAAGATGAACGAGACGCTGCGCCGGCAGGCCGTCTCCCTGGCTCTGGAGGCCGATCTGGCGCGGCTGACGGTCTCGGGCGAATCCCTCGTCGAGTCGCGCCGGCCTCTCGTCGATCTCGGCGGCATGGCTGTCGAAGTGCCGCCGGGTGCCTTCCTTCAGGCCGTCGCCTCGGCGGAGGCGGCCATGGCGCGGCTCGTGGGAGGCCATCTGGCCGGCGCGAAGGCCGTGGCGGACCTCTTTTGCGGCGTGGGCACCTTCGCGCTCAGGCTGGCGCGCTCGCACGCCGTGCACGCGCTGGAAAGCGATGCGCCGGCTCTCGCCGCCCTCGACAAGGCCAGCCGCGTTGCCGGCAGCCTCAGGCCCATCGCGATCGAGCGGCGCGACCTCTTCCGCCGCCCTCTCACGGTAAAGGAACTGGCACGGTTCGAGGGGCTGGTCTTCGATCCGCCCCGCGCCGGCGCGGAGGCGCAGGCGCGCGAGATTGCCGCCTCCAAGGTCTCCAGCGTTGCCGCCGTGTCCTGCAACCCGGCAACGCTGGCGCGCGACGCGAAAATCCTGATCGACGGTGGCTACCGGCTGGTCTCGGTGACGCCCATCGACCAGTTCCTCTGGTCGCACCACGTGGAGGCCGTGGCGCTGTTCACGCGTTAGGAGCGCTTGCCCCGCGCCATGAAGGCCATGAACGCGGCGCGCGCCTCCTCGGAGCGCAGGCGCTTGTGGAAGTGATCCGCTTCCAGCCGGATGCGGTCGAGGATTTCCGCGCGGTCCCCGCGCAGGAGGTCGCGCGCGATGGCCAGCGCCTCGGGCGGCTTGCCGGCAAGGGCGTGCGCGGCGCGCAGCGCCACCTCCTCCACCTCGCCGCCGGGCACGATGGCGGTCACGAGGTTCGCGGCCCTGGCGGCTTCCGCATCGAAACCCTCGCCCGCGACCAGAAGCGCGAAGGCGCGCTGGTGCCCCATGAGGCGGGGGGCCAAGAGGCTGGAGGCCGCCTCCGGCACCAGCCCGAGATCGAGGAAGGGCGTGCGGAAGATCGAGGACGGGCTGGCGTGAACGAGGTCGAAATGCATCAGCATCGTGGTGCCGATGCCGATGGCGAGCCCGTCCACCGCCGCGATGAGCGGCTTGCGGCAATCGGCAAGCGCAAAGAGAAACGCCTCCACCTCGTCCGTCTTCTCACCGCCCGTGGCGATCGCCAGGAAGTCCGTGATGTCGTTGCCCGAGGAGAAGGCGCCCGGAACGCCCTTCACCAGAACGGCGCGCACGGCCGGATCGGCGCTGGCCCGTTGCAAGGCATCGGCCATGGCGCGGTACATGGCGCGGTCGATGGCGTTCTTCTTGTCCGGCCGGTTAAGGCCGACGGTCAGGACGCCCGCATCCTGCGCGGTGGTGATGAAATCG containing:
- the dxs gene encoding 1-deoxy-D-xylulose-5-phosphate synthase, which translates into the protein MTDTTNTPLLDRVRSPADLRELSESDLPQLAEELRRDLVDAVSRTGGHLGAGLGVVELTVALHYVFDTPSDRVIWDVGHQAYPHKILTGRREAMRTVRQEGGLSGFAKRKESEYDPFGAGHSSTSISAGLGMAVARDLSGGRNNVVAVIGDGAMSAGMAYEAMNNAGALDARLIVILNDNDMSIAPPTGAMSAYLARLVSGKAYRSLRHHAKAITEKLPDFMREGARRTEEFTRGFFTGGTMFEELGFYYVGPIDGHDLDHLLPVLKNVRDAKEGPILVHVVTKKGKGYAPAEASADKYHGVSKFDVVTGAQAKAKANAPSYTKVFAQSLIQEARDDEKIVAINAAMPNGTGLDLFGEVFPARTFDVGIAEQHAVTFAAGLASEGYKPFCAIYSTFLQRAYDQIVHDVAIQELPVRFAIDRAGFVGADGPTHAGSFDTGFLSALPGMVVMAASDEAELVHMVRTAAGYDEGPISFRYPRGNGVGVDMPARGQPLEIGKGRIVKEGSKVAILSFGSRLSDAVLAAEELDTFGLSTTVADARFAKPLDVDLLRRLSQNHEVLILLEEGASGGFAAHALEHLARNGLLDHGLKVRPLTMPDRFVDHAAPEAMIAQVGLDKAGIVDAVFRALGDGARRVLNA
- a CDS encoding class I SAM-dependent RNA methyltransferase, which codes for MNEIVRIESLGAKGDGVAAGPLFVPFSLPGEELEILRDGQRARIGSILRASPERQEAPCPHFGACGGCDLQHASPGLYRAFKQDVVAEAFRRAGIETEVFPLVPCAPATRRRAVFTALRAGNRVLLGFHQAQSHRIEDLKTCLVVVPEIERALPLLRRFAALMVDRKRPLRLTVFAGPMGLDLSLDDTAKMNETLRRQAVSLALEADLARLTVSGESLVESRRPLVDLGGMAVEVPPGAFLQAVASAEAAMARLVGGHLAGAKAVADLFCGVGTFALRLARSHAVHALESDAPALAALDKASRVAGSLRPIAIERRDLFRRPLTVKELARFEGLVFDPPRAGAEAQAREIAASKVSSVAAVSCNPATLARDAKILIDGGYRLVSVTPIDQFLWSHHVEAVALFTR
- a CDS encoding exodeoxyribonuclease VII small subunit, giving the protein MSNTPSTPPADDADIKRMSFEEALDALEKIVSDLERGDVPLEQSIRIFERGEKLKGHCDRLLGAAEDKVEKIKLSRAGKPAGVEPLDPD
- a CDS encoding histone deacetylase family protein, with the protein product MTTRLYHHPIFTEHLTGPGHPERPERMAAVEAALEAETFQHLDRAEAPEGTTAQLLLCHPHDYVRRLAKVVPREGMVRVEGDTVVSPRSFQAALFGVGAACFAVDDVAEGRASNVFVASRPPGHHATRLGAMGFCLFNQAAIAARHAQACHGLPRIAIVDWDVHHGNGTQDIFWSDPSVLYVSLHQMPLYPGTGAASETGAGNIVNVPLSEGDGGDLFREAFHDMVLPALHAFAPDLVIVSAGFDAHHRDPLGGLKLTENDFDWATGQLLEVADRHSGGRLVSLLEGGYDLTGLANSVSAHVKRLIVG
- a CDS encoding TlyA family RNA methyltransferase, whose protein sequence is MSEPGRQRLDGLLAERGLFPSRARARDAVLRGHVHVEGALVRKPSQMVAADAALAVDDPVGGYVSRAALKLIAGLDAFGLDPAGLDTLDIGASTGGFTQVLLERGAAHVVAVDVGHGQMHPQISGDPRVTSLEGLNARALEAGDLGGHSIGMVVSDVSFISLRLALPPALALASPGAAGVFLVKPQFEAGREAVGKGGMLRDPSSAPAVAQSLADWLGAQPEWRVLGLVPSPIEGGDGNREFLLGARKA
- a CDS encoding crotonase/enoyl-CoA hydratase family protein; this translates as MSDFITTAQDAGVLTVGLNRPDKKNAIDRAMYRAMADALQRASADPAVRAVLVKGVPGAFSSGNDITDFLAIATGGEKTDEVEAFLFALADCRKPLIAAVDGLAIGIGTTMLMHFDLVHASPSSIFRTPFLDLGLVPEAASSLLAPRLMGHQRAFALLVAGEGFDAEAARAANLVTAIVPGGEVEEVALRAAHALAGKPPEALAIARDLLRGDRAEILDRIRLEADHFHKRLRSEEARAAFMAFMARGKRS